In the Dioscorea cayenensis subsp. rotundata cultivar TDr96_F1 chromosome 12, TDr96_F1_v2_PseudoChromosome.rev07_lg8_w22 25.fasta, whole genome shotgun sequence genome, one interval contains:
- the LOC120273327 gene encoding probable protein S-acyltransferase 16 → MIYFYYATIFETIDKWLGLDSIVGFFNAVLFSLLTAMTMLTYIMGIMSDPGTVPLRYKDLENPDISLHEGKKNGESRFCMKCSRYRPPRAHHCSICNKCILRMDHHCIWLSNCVGHRNYKIFILVVMYAVATCCHATILLICAARDVFKTQQQTGEAYKISHITCGALLFPLTLVLTMLFLWHIYLALHNKTTIEHAQGVRERSLLDGVADAHRHPYDLGAYENFSLLFGRNAACWICPTKVDNGSGLHFRTTLDGTNSASSSSSM, encoded by the exons ATGATCTATTTCTACTATGCCACAATCTTTGAGACTATTGACAAGTGGCTTGGATTGGACTCTATTGTGGGGTTTTTCAATGCTGTTTTGTTTTCTCTCCTCACCGCCATGACTATGCTCACTTATATCATGGGTATTATGAGTGATCCGGGAACTGTGCCTCTACGCTACAAAGACCTAGAGAACCCTGATATCTCTCTGCACGAAGGCAAGAAG AATGGAGAGTCAAGATTTTGCATGAAGTGCTCTCGCTATAGGCCCCCTCGTGCGCATCACTGTAGCATTTGCAACAAATGTATTTTGAGGATG GACCATCACTGTATTTGGCTGAGCAACTGTGTGGGGCATCGAAACTATAAGATTTTCATTCTGGTGGTTATGTATGCAGTAGCAACTTGCTGCCATGCAACT ATCCTTCTGATATGTGCTGCACGTGATGTTTTCAAGACTCAACAACAAACCGGTGAAGCATACAAGATTTCACAT ATTACATGTGGCGCTTTGCTATTTCCCCTTACGCTTGTATTAACCATGCTCTTTCTCTGGCATATATACCTTGCCCTCCACAACAAGACTACAATAGAG CACGCACAAGGAGTGAGAGAACGTTCTCTCTTGGACGGAGTTGCAGATGCACATCGCCATCCTTATGACCTTGGGGCATATGAGAACTTTTCAttg TTGTTTGGGAGAAATGCAGCATGTTGGATATGCCCAACAAAGGTGGATAATGGCTCTGGTCTTCATTTCCGGACTACTCTTGATGGCACCAACtcggcatcatcatcatcaagcatGTAG
- the LOC120273001 gene encoding laccase-17-like yields MAAAAAALALLFKALIFIVLYPELAQAQQTGITRHYKFDIVMANVTRLCHTKSIATVNGKFPGPPIVAREGDRLVIKVVNHIQSNITLHWHGIRQLRSGWADGPAYITQCPIRTGQSYVYNYTIVGQRGTLWWHAHISWLRSTLYGPIIILPTLGIPYPFTKPYKQVPIVFGEWFNSDTEAIINQALQTGGGPNVSDAYTINGLPGPLYNCSAKDTFKLNVKPGKVYLLRIINSALNDELFFSIANHSLTTVDVDAVYVKPFTTDTILIGPGQTTNVLLQTKPEFPSATFLMLARPYATGLGTFDNSTVAGILEYKNPDKSQASFNKKLPLLKPTLPSLNDTSFATNFTNKLRSLASSQFPANVPQKVDKNFFFTVGLGTSPCDKNQTCQGPNGTKFSASINNVSFVMPTIALLQAHFTGQSKAVYSPYFPIIPLHQFNYTGTPPNNTMVSNGTKVVVLPFNTSVELVMQDTSILGAESHPLHLHGFNFFVVGQGFGNYDPVNDPKKYNLVDPVERNTVGIPVGGWVAIRFLADNPGVWFMHCHLEVHTSWGLKMAWLVLDGSLPNQKLPPPPSDLPQC; encoded by the exons atggcagcagcagcagcagctctGGCATTGTTGTTTAAGGCTCTCATCTTCATAGTTCTTTATCCAGAGCTTGCTCAAGCACAACAGACTGGCATCACAAGGCATTACAAATTTGAT ATTGTGATGGCCAATGTTACAAGACTATGCCATACAAAAAGCATAGCGACGGTGAACGGGAAGTTCCCCGGACCACCGATCGTCGCCAGAGAAGGTGACAGGCTTGTCATTAAGGTTGTCAACCACATCCAGAGCAATATAACTCTTCACTG GCATGGGATTAGGCAGCTAAGAAGTGGATGGGCAGATGGTCCAGCCTACATAACACAGTGTCCAATTAGAACAGGACAGAGCTATGTATACAACTACACAATTGTAGGTCAGAGAGGTACACTCTGGTGGCATGCACACATCTCATGGTTGAGATCCACCCTCTATGGCCCCATCATTATCCTTCCTACGCTTGGAATCCCTTACCCATTCACCAAACCATACAAACAAGTCCCCATCGTATTTG GGGAGTGGTTCAACTCAGACACGGAGGCAATTATCAACCAAGCTCTTCAGACAGGTGGTGGTCCTAATGTCTCAGATGCTTACACCATTAATGGCCTTCCAGGACCTCTCTACAACTGCTCAGCTAAgg ATACGTTCAAGTTGAATGTGAAGCCTGGCAAGGTTTATCTTCTTCGCATAATCAACTCGGCGCTCAACGATGAGCTCTTCTTCAGCATTGCAAATCACTCACTCACCACTGTCGATGTTGATGCCGTCTATGTTAAACCTTTCACCACTGACACAATCCTCATCGGACCAGGCCAGACAACCAACGTCCTACTCCAAACCAAACCTGAATTCCCTTCTGCCACCTTTCTCATGCTTGCAAGGCCATATGCCACAGGCCTTGGCACCTTTGACAACTCCACAGTTGCAGGAATCCTTGAGTACAAGAACCCTGATAAATCTCAAGCTTCATTTAACAAGAAACTCCCACTCTTGAAACCAACTCTTCCATCTCTAAATGACACTTCATTTGCCACAAATTTCACCAACAAACTACGTAGCTTAGCAAGCTCACAGTTCCCTGCCAATGTCCCTCAGAAAGTAGACAAGAATTTCTTCTTCACTGTAGGTCTGGGCACAAGCCCTTGTGATAAGAACCAGACATGCCAAGGTCCAAATGGAACCAAGTTCTCAGCATCCATCAACAATGTCTCATTTGTAATGCCAACCATTGCACTCCTCCAAGCTCACTTCACAGGCCAGTCTAAGGCTGTTTACTCTCCCTACTTCCCTATCATCCCTCTCCACCAGTTTAACTACACTGGAACACCACCTAACAACACCATGGTGAGCAATGGAACCAAGGTTGTGGTGCTTCCTTTTAACACCAGTGTGGAGCTTGTCATGCAGGACACTAGCATTCTTGGAGCTGAGAGCCACCCATTGCACCTTCATGGGTTCAACTTCTTTGTTGTTGGTCAAGGGTTTGGGAATTATGATCCTGTTAATGACCCTAAGAAATACAATCTTGTAGACCCTGTGGAGAGGAACACTGTTGGTATTCCTGTTGGTGGTTGGGTTGCCATAAGGTTCCTTGCTGATAACCCTG GGGTTTGGTTCATGCATTGTCATTTGGAGGTGCATACTAGTTGGGGTTTGAAGATGGCTTGGCTAGTGTTGGATGGGAGCCTGCCAAACCAGAAGCTGCCACCACCGCCGTCTGATCTTCCTCAGTGTTGA
- the LOC120273105 gene encoding E3 ubiquitin-protein ligase SDIR1-like, with translation MSFVFRGSRGEIESGIPEFIPGRRTVRWHPGARPVNSNSLTFLVAVLLLFMILNSNQMSPNFLLWLALGVFLMATSLRMYATCQQLQAQAQAHAAAASGLLGHTELRLHMPPSIAFATRGRLQGLRLQLALLDREFDDLDYDTLRALDSDNNPDAPSMSEEEINALPVHIYKSQSNQGSASGPKFNGSSLQQASSSSGVVTEKKQDNVKSEENTKALGDELTCSVCLEQVNVGELVRSLPCFHQFHCNCIDPWLRQQGTCPIYKYRVSSGWQETGEGELDASYMV, from the exons ATGAGTTTTGTTTTTCGGGGGAGCAGAGGAGAAATCGAGAGCGGGATCCCAGAGTTTATCCCTGGGAGGCGCACTGTA CGTTGGCATCCCGGAGCTCGGCCTGTTAATTCTAACTCGCTGACTTTTCTTGTGGCTG TCCTGTTGCTGTTTATGATACTGAACTCGAATCAAATGTCACCCAACTTTTTg CTGTGGTTAGCATTGGGTGTATTTTTAATGGCTACGAGCCTTCGAATGTATGCTACATGCCAGCAACTTCAGGCCCAAGCTCAAGCTCATGCTGCTGCGGCTAGTGGGTTGCTCGGGCATACTGAATTGCGGCTGCACATGCCGCCATCCATAGCTTTTGCAACGAGAGGCCGACTGCAAGGGCTTAGGCTGCAGCTTGCTCTTCTTGATCGGGAGTTTGATGATTTAG ATTATGATACATTAAGAGCATTAGACTCTGATAATAATCCAGATGCTCCTTCTATGAGCGAGGAAGAGATTAACGCCCTTCCTGTTCATATATACAAATCTCAATCAAATCAAGGCTCCGCGTCTGGACCGAAATT TAATGGATCATCATTGCAGCAAGCATCATCGTCCTCTGGTGTAGTTACTGAG AAGAAGCAAGACAATGTCAAATCAGAGGAAAATACAAAAGCTCTAGGTGATGAGCTGACATGCAGTGTTTGCTTGGAACAAGTCAATGTGGGTGAGTTAGTAAGAAGCTTGCCATGCTTCCATCAG TTCCACTGCAACTGTATAGATCCTTGGTTGCGGCAACAAGGAACATGCCCTATCTACAAATATAGAGTGAGTTCTGGATGGCAGGAAACCGGTGAAGGGGAACTCGATGCCTCCTACATggtttga
- the LOC120273489 gene encoding probable E3 ubiquitin-protein ligase RHC2A, translated as MASASSYWCYACRRVVRVPAMDSVVCPDCGGGFIEEVENPISAEEAPRHRRYENHDPASDVDVRRRRNRHGYGDDRSPFNPVIVLRGAGDGAGDISPSRSFELYYDDGAGLGLRPMPAQMSDFLMGSGLERLLDQLSQFGINGLPAGRGCENPPASKAAIESMPTIEITAGHVGMESHCAVCKEAFQLGDDAREMPCKHIYHQDCILPWLSLRNSCPVCRHEMPTDVGGGGGGIDVHEDEQNSMEGSEEEMVGLTIWRLPGGGFAVGRFAGGRPAGERELPSVYTEMDGGFNAGAGAPRRILWASRGKPFQRAWKD; from the coding sequence ATGGCCTCTGCCTCATCCTACTGGTGCTACGCCTGCCGCCGCGTCGTCAGAGTTCCGGCCATGGACTCCGTTGTGTGCCCTGACTGCGGCGGCGGCTTCATTGAGGAGGTCGAGAACCCTATTTCAGCTGAGGAAGCCCCTCGCCATCGCCGCTACGAGAACCACGACCCGGCGTCTGACGTTGACGTGCGGCGTCGCCGCAACCGCCATGGATACGGTGATGACAGATCCCCCTTCAACCCCGTCATCGTTCTCCGTGGCGCGGGCGATGGTGCCGGTGACATCTCTCCGAGCAGAAGCTTTGAGCTTTACTACGATGATGGGGCGGGGTTGGGGCTCCGGCCGATGCCGGCTCAGATGTCGGATTTTTTGATGGGATCGGGGCTTGAGCGGCTGCTGGACCAGCTCTCTCAGTTCGGGATCAATGGATTGCCTGCCGGACGTGGGTGCGAGAATCCGCCGGCGTCCAAGGCTGCGATTGAATCGATGCCTACCATTGAGATAACCGCCGGGCATGTCGGTATGGAATCCCACTGTGCTGTCTGCAAGGAGGCTTTCCAGCTCGGTGATGATGCGAGGGAGATGCCCTGCAAGCACATCTATCATCAAGATTGCATCTTGCCATGGCTTTCGCTCAGAAACTCGTGTCCTGTTTGCCGTCACGAGATGCCCACTGACgttggtggaggaggaggtgggaTAGATGTCCATGAAGATGAGCAGAACTCCATGGAGGGAAGTGAGGAGGAGATGGTGGGGCTGACTATTTGGAGACTTCCTGGTGGGGGTTTCGCGGTTGGGAGATTTGCCGGAGGACGTCCGGCAGGGGAAAGAGAGCTACCTTCTGTTTATACTGAGATGGATGGTGGATTTAATGCCGGAGCTGGTGCTCCGAGAAGGATCTTGTGGGCATCCAGAGGAAAGCCATTCCAGAGAGCATGGAAGGATTAG
- the LOC120273488 gene encoding transcription factor PCL1-like: MGEEADPLDCDLLMDGCEDGDGRRVLEWEIGLPSADDLTPLSQTLITPELASAFSITPEPCRTILDVIRASQNTVSNLKRNSASSSSSTSALKSFPPFPSPASDDPMVLARDDDPVNPKVDDGESEPSRKARRQDSAVMEDGDSSALRQENSTDDHSARTLKRPRLVWTPQLHKRFVDVVAHLGIKNAVPKTIMQLMNVEGLTRENVASHLQKYRLYLKRMQGLSNEGPSSSDHLFASTPVPQSLREQQPMPVPMPYTMPSMFPMPVYGMSHHQGHSPVAMVPVNNHHGAGAGAGAGAGATMDLRLSIIIPTELLSLRGPGIAPEVTS, encoded by the coding sequence ATGGGGGAAGAAGCTGATCCTCTCGATTGTGATTTGCTGATGGATGGATGTGAAGATGGGGATGGAAGGAGGGTTCTCGAATGGGAGATTGGGCTTCCCAGCGCCGACGATCTCACACCGCTTTCTCAGACGCTGATCACGCCGGAGCTCGCATCGGCTTTCAGCATCACGCCAGAGCCTTGCCGGACGATACTCGACGTCATACGGGCATCTCAGAACACCGTCTCTAACCTCAAGCGTAACTCGGCGTCCTCATCGTCCTCCACCTCGGCTCTCAAATCCTTCCCCCCTTTTCCTTCTCCAGCTTCCGATGATCCGATGGTCCTTGCGAGAGATGATGATCCGGTGAATCCGAAGGTCGACGACGGCGAATCAGAACCATCCCGGAAGGCACGGAGACAGGACTCTGCCGTGATGGAGGATGGGGATTCTTCTGCTCTCCGGCAGGAGAATTCCACCGATGATCACTCGGCCCGAACTCTCAAGAGGCCACGGCTCGTTTGGACCCCTCAGCTCCACAAGAGGTTTGTCGATGTGGTCGCCCATCTGGGCATCAAAAACGCGGTGCCGAAGACGATCATGCAGCTGATGAACGTGGAGGGGCTCACGAGAGAGAACGTCGCCAGCCATCTTCAAAAGTATAGGCTGTACCTAAAGCGAATGCAAGGGCTTTCAAACGAGGGTCCATCCTCTTCCGACCATCTGTTCGCATCCACGCCAGTCCCACAGAGCTTGCGCGAGCAGCAGCCGATGCCAGTGCCGATGCCATACACCATGCCCTCAATGTTCCCCATGCCAGTTTATGGAATGTCGCATCATCAGGGACATAGCCCTGTGGCAATGGTACCTGTCAACAATCACCATGGAGCTGGAGCTGGAGCTGGAGCTGGAGCTGGAGCTACCATGGATTTGAGACTCTCCATCATCATCCCTACGGAGCTGCTTTCACTGAGAGGACCAGGGATTGCTCCTGAGGTAACTAGTTAG
- the LOC120273490 gene encoding LOW QUALITY PROTEIN: chaperone protein DnaJ (The sequence of the model RefSeq protein was modified relative to this genomic sequence to represent the inferred CDS: deleted 1 base in 1 codon), which yields MHHHQYALLCSSSHRLVPLRSSLIQSRKLGGLVECYRYDVFFYRRRFGVNWSFKEEKWKENQRRRGSACVAVRASRRESPYEVLGVSTSASLQEIKRAYRKLALKYHPDVNKEPNAQEKFMRIKHAYNTLLNPDSKYKYAYSSSSDYAQTSERNRKTTAQEEDFYGFGDFFQDLQKEFQNWEADINSQDKPKSLWEELAEIGEEFVEFLEKELNINDISPEEAGGTDEFSKDNSNAKPGVEQRNNGGEMDSSIEDSIDEIEAALQQLKKELGL from the exons ATGCATCATCATCAGTATgctcttctttgttcttcttctcatcGTCTTGTTCCTCTTCGATCTTCGTTGATCCAATCGAGGAAGCTCGGTGGATTGGTTGAATGTTATCGGTATGATGTCTTCTTCTATCGTCGGCGTTTTGGTGTCAATTGGAGCTTTAAGGAGGAGAAGTGGAAGGAGAACCAGAGGAGGAGGGGTTCGGCGTGCGTCGCTGTGAGAGCGAGCAGGAGAGAGTCTCCTTATGAGGTGCTTGGTGTCTCTACCTCGGCTTCTCTTCAGGAAATCAAGAGGGCTTACCGG AAACTCGCCCTCAAATACCACCCTGATGTTAACAAGGAG CCGAACGCCCAGGAGAAATTCATGCGAATTAAACATGCATACAATACATTGCTGAATCCAGACTCCAAGTACAAATATGCTTATAGTAGTAGTTCAGATTATGCTCAGACATCGGAAAGGAACAGAAAGACCACTGCTCAGGAAGAAGATTTCTATGGGTTCG GGGACTTTTTCCAGGATTTGCAGAAGGAATTTCAGAATTGGGAAGCAGACATTAATTCTCAAGATAAACCGAAAAGCTTGTGGGAGGAATTAGCG GAAATAGGTGAGGAGTTTGTTGAATTCTTAGAGAAGGAATTGAATATCAATGATATAAGTCCTGAGGAAGCTGGGGGCACTGATGAATTTTCCAAGGATAATTCAAATGCAAAGCCTGGAGTAGAACAGAGGAATAATGGTGGGGAGATGGATAGCAGTATTGAAGATAGCATTGATGAAATTGAAGCAGCTCTCCAACAGCTAAAAAAGGAGTTAGGGCTTTAA
- the LOC120273527 gene encoding protein TOC75-3, chloroplastic, producing the protein MAFTAQHQALSAQLAGAVPSRPRRSAVVSNPSSIVSASLPESGISHHQNPSRKPPHWIRKKTLAVSSASALAAAVGGGFIFHLSSGAPPPGNPGGGGGWGWGSGGGGDGGGFWSRFFSPLAAIAEDDQTGGGGGGQEWDSHGLPANIVVQLSKLSGFKKYKISEILFFDRRKWTTVSGTEDSFFEMVSLRPGGVYTKAQLQKELETLASCGMFEKVDLEGKTKPDGTLSLTVSFTESTWQSADSFRCINVGLLPQTKQMEMDPDMTDREKLEYFRNQEKDYKRRIERSRPCLLPIPVQREVMQMLREQGKLSARLLQRIRDRVQKWYHDEGYACAQVVNFGNLNTREVVCEVVEGDITKLDIQFQDKLGNICEGNTQLGVIRRELPKQLRQGHVFNIEAGKQALRNINSLALFSNIEVNPKPDEKNEGGIIVEIKLKELDQKSAEVSTEWSIVPGRQGRPTLASFQPGGTVSFEHRNISGLNRSLLGSVTSSNLLNPQDDLAFKLEYVHPYLDGVYNPRNRTFRASCFNSRKLSPVFTGGSAMEEVPPIWVDRVGFKANVMESFTRQSKFTYGLVLEEITTRDETSSICTHGTRPLPNGGLSMDGPPTTLSGTGVDRMAFLQANITRDNTKFINGAIVGERNVFQLDQGLGIGSKFPVFNRHQLTVTRFLQLKQVEEGAGRPPPPVLVLHGHYGGCVGDLPSYDAFTLGGPYSVRGYNMGELGACRNILELAAELRVPVKNTHMYAFVEHGNDLGSSKNVKGNPTEFFRRVGHGSSYGAGVKLGLVRMEYAVDHNAGTGAVFFRFGERF; encoded by the exons ATGGCCTTCACTGCTCAGCACCAAGCACTGAGCGCGCAGCTCGCTGGCGCCGTGCCTTCTCGTCCTCGAAGATCAGCGGTGGTTTCGAATCCATCCTCCATCGTCTCCGCCTCACTCCCCGAATCGGGAATTTCCCATCACCAAAATCCATCACGCAAACCTCCCCATTGGATCCGCAAGaaaaccctagctgtctcaTCGGCCTCCGCCTTGGCAGCGGCGGTCGGTGGAGGATTCATCTTCCATCTCTCCTCTGGTGCTCCGCCACCAGGTAATCCTGGTGGTGGAGGTGGCTGGGGATGGGGCTCCGGCGGTGGAGGAGATGGGGGTGGCTTCTGGTCTCGCTTCTTCTCTCCTTTGGCTGCGATCGCAGAGGACGATCAGaccggcggcggcggcggtggcCAGGAATGGGACTCCCATGGCTTGCCGGCCAATATTGTGGTTCAACTCAGCAAGCTGAGTGGCTTCAAGAAGTACAAGATCTCCGAGATCCTCTTCTTTGATCGGCGCAAGTGGACGACCGTGTCTGGCACCGAGGACTCCTTCTTCGAGATGGTTTCTCTCCGCCCCGGCGGCGTCTACACTAAGGCCCAGCTTCAGAAGGAGCTTGAAACCTTAGCGTCTTGCGGAATGTTCGAGAAGGTGGATCTCGAGGGCAAGACGAAGCCTGATGGCACCCTCTCCCTCACCGTCTCGTTCACTGAGAGTACTTGGCAATCTGCTGACTCGTTTCGATGCATCAACGTGGGGCTGTTGCCTCAGACGAAGCAGATGGAGATGGACCCTGACATGACTGACAGAGAGAAGCTGGAGTACTTCCGGAACCAGGAGAAGGACTACAAGCGAAGGATTGAGAGATCAAGGCCGTGCCTGCTGCCGATCCCGGTGCAGCGCGAGGTGATGCAGATGCTGCGGGAACAGGGGAAGCTGAGTGCTCGGTTGCTTCAGAGGATCCGGGATAGGGTCCAGAAGTGGTATCATGACGAGGGATATGCTTGTGCTCAGGTGGTTAATTTTGGGAATTTGAACACTAGGGAGGTTGTGTGCGAGGTTGTAGAGGGGGATATCACGAAGCTTGATATACAGTTCCAAGATAAGCTCGGGAATATATGCGAAGGAAACACTCAGCTTGGCGTGATCCGGCGAGAGCTACCTAAGCAG CTACGACAAGGGCACGTTTTCAATATTGAAGCAGGGAAACAAGCTCTGAGGAACATAAATTCACTTGCTTTATTTTCCAACATTGAAGTAAATCCAAAACCTGATGAAAAGAATGAAGGTGGAATCATAGTTGAAATAAAACTCAAAGAACTGGACCAAAAGTCTGCTGAAGTCAGCACAGAGTGGAGTATTGTTCCTGGACGTCAAGGACGACCAACTTTG GCATCATTTCAACCTGGTGGAACTGTTTCATTTGAACACCGAAATATCAGTGGGTTGAACAGATCCCTACTCGGCTCAGTGACATCTAGCAATCTTCTCAATCCTCAG GATGATCTAGCTTTCAAGCTTGAATATGTACATCCATATTTGGATGGGGTGTACAATCCCCGGAATCGTACTTTCCGTGCTAGCTGTTTCAACAGCCGCAAGTTGAGTCCAGTTTTCACTGGTGGATCTGCAATGGAGGAGGTTCCGCCTATATGGGTTGACAGAGTGGGGTTCAAAGCCAATGTGATGGAG TCCTTCACACGACAAAGCAAGTTCACCTATGGACTAGTGTTGGAAGAAATCACGACACGTGATGAAACCAGTAGTATTTGCACTCATGGTACTCGCCCATTACCTAACGGTGGCTTAAGCATGGATGGACCCCCAACAACACTAAGTGGCACTGGCGTTGATCGCATGGCATTTTTACAGGCTAATATCACCCGGGATAATACAAAGTTTATAAATGGTGCAATTGTTGGTGAGAGGAATGTTTTTCAG TTGGACCAGGGACTTGGAATCGGCAGCAAATTTCCAGTCTTCAACCGTCACCAGCTCACGGTCACTCGCTTTTTGCAATTAAAGCAAGTAGAAGAGGGTGCTGGTAGACCACCACCACCTGTTTTAGTTCTTCATGGACATTATGGTGGATGTGTAGGGGATCTCCCTAGCTATGACGCCTTCACACTTGGGGGACCCTATTCTGTGAGAGGTTACAATATGGGTGAGCTGGGTGCCTGCAGGAATATTCTCGAG CTTGCTGCTGAACTGAGGGTCCCTGTGAAGAACACCCATATGTATGCCTTTGTGGAGCATGGGAATGACCTTGGAAGTTCAAAGAATGTCAAAGGTAATCCCACAGAGTTCTTCCGGAGGGTAGGTCATGGGTCATCTTACGGTGCTGGAGTTAAGCTTGGATTGGTCAGGATGGAATATGCAGTTGATCACAATGCAGGTACTGGTGCAGTGTTCTTCAGGTTTGGTGAGAGATTTTGA
- the LOC120273528 gene encoding uncharacterized protein LOC120273528, with amino-acid sequence MGLYRRALKLLKAPGFDSEGKSVKSNHVDRRDVVALATGEYAKILIQQNKEEDKLSSKFHFSKGEDAKIRNERFGKAKAGWLIFDEEEYAKCLIEETEQMSKWAEAILSGTSFGAF; translated from the exons ATG GGACTATATAGGAGGGCCTTAAAATTGCTGAAAGCTCCAGGCTTTGATTCTGAAGGTAAATCAG TAAAGAGCAACCATGTTGATAGGAGAGATGTAGTTGCCCTTGCAACAG GAGAATATGCAAAAATCCTAATTCAACAGAATAAAGAGGAAGATAAACTGAGCAGCAAGTTCCACTTTTCTAAAGGAGAAGATGCAAAGATCCGAAATGAACGGTTTGGAAAGGCAAAAGCTGGATGGTTGatctttgatgaagaagaatatgCAAAATGCCTAATTGAAGAGACAGAACAAATGAGCAAATGGGCCGAAGCCATTCTCTCTGGCACAAGCTTTGGAGCTTTCTGA